A single Crateriforma conspicua DNA region contains:
- a CDS encoding sigma-54-dependent transcriptional regulator, translating into MTEPAPQILIADDEPLYRETTAEFLREEGFQCVCVEDANDALDALHNHRFDLILSDLNMPGNLKLELLNEGRTKYSDTPMIIVTGVPSTSSAIESVRLGVADYLLKPVKLDELLVAVRRALAHGERSLDASGPRDGSAGKSDAHVAGTTDPNDSETNARGESTEKGKDSFGIDVIGQSPQMREVMEIVDRVAASNTSVLITGESGTGKEVIARAIHRRSPRFGRPLQVIDCTAIPESLFESTLFGHVKGAFTGAVSDQSGLLQAADGGTAFFDELGELPLVSQAKLLRVVQEQTFTPVGRDTVVRVDTRFICATNRDLQTEVDADRFRRDLFYRLAVIHIALPPLRQRQEDIVLLAEYFLHRLRAPDSPALGFSDATLDCFRRYRWPGNIRELRNVVERSLTLANGQWIEPTDLPPTLTTAVAEPESQGLDDDLAEISRDEALDRADRAYLDVLLQRHGGNIAAAARQAGLSRQGMNKLLKRHDIDVAPYRK; encoded by the coding sequence ATGACCGAACCGGCCCCCCAAATCTTGATCGCTGACGATGAACCGTTGTACCGCGAAACGACGGCGGAGTTCCTGCGTGAAGAAGGCTTTCAGTGTGTCTGTGTGGAAGACGCCAACGACGCTTTGGACGCTTTGCACAACCACCGGTTCGATCTGATTCTGTCCGATCTGAATATGCCGGGGAATCTGAAGCTTGAACTGTTGAACGAAGGGCGGACGAAATACAGCGACACACCGATGATCATTGTTACGGGGGTCCCGTCGACGTCGTCGGCCATCGAAAGCGTGCGGTTGGGCGTCGCTGATTATTTGTTGAAGCCGGTGAAGCTGGATGAACTGTTGGTGGCCGTGCGACGTGCTTTGGCCCATGGCGAACGATCGCTGGACGCGAGCGGTCCACGCGATGGATCGGCAGGCAAGTCCGATGCACACGTCGCTGGTACGACGGACCCCAACGATTCAGAAACGAACGCACGCGGCGAATCGACCGAAAAGGGCAAGGATTCGTTTGGCATTGATGTGATCGGCCAGAGCCCGCAGATGCGGGAGGTGATGGAAATCGTCGATCGCGTCGCGGCCAGCAATACAAGTGTCCTGATCACGGGCGAAAGTGGCACCGGCAAGGAAGTCATTGCGCGGGCGATTCATCGGCGCAGCCCGCGGTTTGGACGACCGTTGCAGGTGATTGATTGCACCGCCATTCCGGAATCGTTGTTCGAATCGACTCTGTTCGGACACGTCAAAGGCGCATTCACCGGCGCTGTCAGTGATCAATCCGGTTTGTTGCAGGCGGCCGATGGGGGCACCGCCTTTTTCGACGAACTGGGGGAATTGCCGCTGGTTTCCCAAGCGAAACTGTTGCGTGTGGTCCAGGAACAAACCTTCACTCCCGTTGGTCGCGATACGGTGGTCCGGGTGGACACGAGATTCATTTGTGCGACCAACCGTGACCTGCAAACCGAAGTGGATGCGGATCGTTTCCGTCGTGATCTGTTTTATCGTCTGGCGGTGATCCACATCGCTTTGCCTCCGTTGCGACAGCGACAGGAAGACATTGTTTTGTTGGCCGAGTATTTTCTGCATCGATTGCGTGCCCCGGATTCACCGGCCCTCGGGTTTTCCGATGCGACGCTTGATTGCTTTCGCAGGTATCGTTGGCCAGGAAATATTCGTGAACTTCGAAACGTAGTGGAGCGTTCTCTGACACTGGCGAATGGGCAGTGGATCGAGCCGACTGATTTGCCCCCAACGCTGACCACCGCGGTTGCTGAACCCGAATCACAGGGTCTTGATGATGACCTGGCCGAAATCTCACGCGACGAAGCGCTTGATCGCGCGGACCGTGCATACCTGGACGTCTTGTTGCAGCGACATGGCGGAAACATTGCCGCCGCAGCCCGGCAGGCGGGCTTATCGCGACAAGGAATGAACAAGCTGTTGAAACGCCACGACATTGACGTTGCTCCCTATCGAAAGTGA
- a CDS encoding alpha-amylase family glycosyl hydrolase, with amino-acid sequence MTTTEPTVAGMGPIILDHGVAFRVWAPHADLVSVIGDFNDWDADATPMVGEDAGNWFAIVENAKPGDQYKYAITHGDTTMQRIDPRVRQVTNSVGNGVVHDPYFDWQSDNFSMPHWNELVIYETHIGSFHHDGDGDVGTFDDYRKRFDHLRGLGVNALQIMPIAEFAGDLSWGYNPAHPYAIESAYGGPDGFKVFVREAHKAGFAIILDVVYNHFGPSDLDLWQFDGWNENDKGGIYFYNDHRSKTPWGDTRPDYGRGEVRSYIRDNAMMWLEDYHVDGLRYDMTLYIRSVDGSPHTEIPEGWGLTQWINREVHGFKPSAITIAEDLQNNDYLTKSDADGGAGFSTQWDARFVHPIRDVLTQPDDASRDMHKVIHAINHRYNGDAVQRVIYTESHDEVANGKARIPSEIDHADTDAWHAQKRSTLGIALVMTTPGIPMLFQGQEFLEDGWFQDHEELDWNQADDHTGIIHLTSKLIRLRKNVDGFTRGLTGNHVDIFHVNHGDKVVAFRRWLDGGPADECVVIINFANRHFSQYEFGLPQSGKWQRRFSSDRKQWSDDFAGAASGDIVATDAPYDGQPFRASIELPPYTALVYSQSASASA; translated from the coding sequence ATGACAACCACTGAACCGACCGTCGCGGGCATGGGTCCGATCATCTTGGATCACGGTGTGGCCTTTCGTGTTTGGGCTCCGCACGCGGATTTGGTCAGCGTGATCGGTGACTTCAACGACTGGGATGCCGATGCGACGCCGATGGTCGGGGAGGACGCGGGAAACTGGTTTGCTATCGTCGAAAATGCGAAGCCCGGTGACCAATACAAGTATGCGATCACACACGGCGACACGACGATGCAACGCATCGACCCCAGAGTCCGCCAGGTGACCAACAGCGTCGGAAACGGTGTGGTGCACGATCCATACTTTGACTGGCAGAGCGACAATTTTTCGATGCCCCATTGGAACGAGTTGGTCATCTATGAAACGCACATCGGTTCGTTTCACCACGACGGCGATGGGGATGTGGGGACGTTTGACGACTACCGAAAACGTTTCGACCACCTGCGTGGCCTGGGCGTCAACGCACTACAAATCATGCCGATTGCGGAGTTCGCTGGTGATCTTTCTTGGGGATACAACCCGGCGCACCCCTACGCAATTGAATCGGCTTACGGCGGCCCCGATGGCTTCAAAGTCTTTGTCCGTGAAGCCCACAAAGCCGGCTTTGCGATCATCTTGGACGTGGTTTACAACCACTTTGGCCCCAGCGATCTGGACCTATGGCAGTTCGATGGTTGGAACGAAAACGACAAGGGCGGGATCTACTTTTACAACGACCATCGTTCCAAGACGCCCTGGGGCGACACTCGGCCCGACTATGGTCGCGGAGAAGTACGGTCGTACATCCGCGACAATGCCATGATGTGGCTGGAAGACTATCACGTCGATGGTCTGCGATACGACATGACGTTGTACATTCGCAGCGTCGATGGCAGCCCCCACACGGAGATCCCCGAGGGCTGGGGCCTGACCCAATGGATCAACCGCGAAGTTCATGGATTCAAGCCTTCGGCGATCACCATTGCCGAAGACCTGCAGAACAATGACTACTTGACCAAGTCGGATGCCGATGGCGGTGCCGGATTTTCCACGCAATGGGACGCACGTTTCGTTCACCCAATTCGCGACGTGCTGACCCAGCCTGACGATGCCAGCCGTGACATGCACAAAGTCATTCATGCGATCAACCATCGCTACAACGGTGACGCGGTCCAACGCGTCATCTACACCGAATCACATGACGAAGTGGCCAACGGGAAAGCCAGAATCCCCAGCGAAATCGACCATGCCGACACGGATGCCTGGCACGCCCAGAAACGGTCGACCCTCGGGATTGCCCTTGTGATGACCACACCCGGAATCCCGATGTTGTTCCAAGGACAAGAATTCTTGGAAGACGGTTGGTTTCAAGATCACGAGGAATTGGATTGGAACCAAGCCGACGACCATACCGGCATCATCCACCTGACGTCGAAGCTGATTCGATTGCGAAAGAATGTCGACGGTTTCACCCGCGGCTTGACCGGCAATCATGTCGACATATTCCATGTCAATCACGGCGATAAGGTGGTTGCATTCCGACGTTGGCTCGACGGCGGACCGGCGGATGAATGCGTGGTCATCATCAATTTTGCCAACCGACACTTCAGCCAGTACGAGTTCGGCCTACCACAGAGCGGCAAATGGCAACGTCGATTCAGTAGCGACCGAAAACAGTGGAGCGATGACTTCGCGGGCGCCGCCAGCGGCGACATTGTGGCAACCGACGCACCCTATGACGGCCAACCGTTTCGGGCCAGCATCGAATTGCCGCCGTACACCGCGCTGGTTTACAGCCAATCGGCTTCGGCATCCGCCTAA